Proteins co-encoded in one Bos taurus isolate L1 Dominette 01449 registration number 42190680 breed Hereford chromosome X, ARS-UCD2.0, whole genome shotgun sequence genomic window:
- the LOC132344348 gene encoding diacylglycerol kinase kappa-like: MSTLFFPLANFRRFKEKRVMNNYFGIGLDAKISLEFNTRRDEHPGQYNSRFKNKMWYGLLGSKELFQRSYRKLEERVHLECDGEAISLPNLQGIVVLNITSYAGGVNFWGSSTATTEYEAPAIDDGKLEVVAIFGSVQMAMSRIINLYHHRIAQCREVMITINGEEGVPVQVDGEAWVQRPGLIKIRYKNTAQMLTRDRRAKDLSGYGEICSLNKRFFIE; encoded by the exons AACAACTATTTTGGAATTGGACTAGATGCTAAAATTTCTCTGGAATTCAACACCAGAAgagatgaacacccaggacaatACAA TAGCCGCTTTAAGAACAAGATGTGGTATGGCCTTCTGGGAAGCAAGGAACTCTTTCAGCGCTCTTACAGGAAACTGGAAGAACGAGTGCACCTGGAG TGTGATGGAGAGGCCATCTCCTTGCCAAATCTGCAAGGCATTGTAGTGCTCAACATTACCAGCTATGCCGGAGGCGTCAACTTTTGGGGAAGCAGCACGGCAACCACA gaataTGAGGCTCCTGCGATAGATGACGGGAAGCTAGAGGTAGTGGCAATCTTTGGTTCTGTACAGATGGCAATGTCTCGTATCATCAACCTGTATCATCATCGCATCGCCCAG TGCCGTGAGGTGATGATAACTATCAATGGTGAAGAAGGTGTCCCAGTACAGGTGGATGGAGAGGCCTGGGTTCAGAGGCCAGGCCTTATCAAGATTAGATACAAGAACACCGCTCAGATGTTGACCAGAGATCGG AGAGCTAAAGACCTCAGTGGTTATGGAGAAATCTGCTCCCTCAACAAGAGATTCTTCATTGAATAG